A part of Podarcis muralis chromosome 13, rPodMur119.hap1.1, whole genome shotgun sequence genomic DNA contains:
- the LOC114581580 gene encoding protein kinase C and casein kinase II substrate protein 3-like isoform X1, translated as MKEKAGEKEKGGKGDTMSVIYSEVAADEPTTSSFWMPNHYHSTVKRLDDGYRVCDQIVACFQDRAKIERSYALQMEEWTRKWRPLVDASPVYGSLLRAWQAFLGASERLSRLHMDMQRALVSEDAGRIRGWQHDSYHRKLFGGFKEACELESGFQRAQKPWTKKLKKVEKTKSLYHKACRKEHIAALRENAVKAAPGSELPQERQRALREEHQRCSQEANKVRERYEKALQELDRCSPRYMEEMESVFEQGQAQEQRRIAFLKGAFLALHRRLDVTADPSIQAVYTDLHQAIEDINDQDDLKWWRNRHGPGMPMNWPQFEAWSPDQERPQVKVQKAKEPEKATLRSITPSQSSAKPAPPPVSGQRVRAVYDYTGQEADELSFKAGELLTKLEDEDEQGWCKGVTDSGRVGLYPANYVEPIQG; from the exons ATGAAAGAAAAagcaggagagaaggagaaagggggaaagg GTGACACCATGTCTGTGATATACAGTGAGGTGGCTGCTGATGAGCCTACAACTAGCAGCTTCTGGATG cccaaTCACTATCACAGCACAGTCAAGCGCTTGGATGATGGCTATCGCGTCTGCGACCAGATTGTGGCCTGTTTCCAGGATCGGGCAAAGATTGAGCGCAGCTATGCCTTGCAGATGGAGGAGTGGACTCGCAAGTGGCGCCCCCTTGTGGATGCAA gtCCAGTGTACGGCTCCTTGCTCCGGGCCTGGCAAGCCTTCCTGGGGGCTTCGGAGCGGCTGAGCCGCTTGCACATGGATATGCAAAGGGCTCTGGTCTCCGAGGATGCCGGGCGCATCCGGGGTTGGCAACACGACTCCTATCACCGCAAGCTTTTTGGGGGCTTCAAGGAGGCCTGTGAGCTGGAAAGCGGCTTCCAGCGGGCACAGAAACCCTGGACCAAGAAGCTCAAGAAG GTCGAGAAGACCAAGTCTTTATACCACAAGGCCTGTCGCAAAGAACACATTGCAGCCCTACGGGAGAATGCAGTCAAGGCTGCACCGGGTTCTGAGCTGCCCCAAGAACGACAGCGGGCCTTGAGGGAGGAACACCAGCGTTGCAGCCAAGAAGCCAACAAG GTGCGCGAGCGCTATGAGAAGGCCCTGCAAGAGCTCGATCGCTGCAGCCCACGCTACATGGAGGAAATGGAGTCCGTTTTTGAGCAGGGGCAGGCGCAGGAGCAGAGACGCATCGCCTTCCTCAAGGGTGCATTCCTCGCCCTACATCGACGCCTCGATGTCACTGCTGACCCCAG CATCCAAGCTGTTTATACTGATTTGCACCAAGCCATTGAGGACATAAATGACCAGGATGACCTGAAATGGTGGCGTAATCGACACGGACCGGGGATGCCTATGAACTGGCCACAGTTCGAG GCATGGAGCCCTGACCAGGAGCGGCCACAGGTGAAAGTCCAGAAAGCCAAAGAACCAGAGAAAGCCACACTCCGCAGCATCACCCCCTCCCAGAGCAG TGCAAAGCCAGCACCCCCACCAGTGTCGGGACAGCGGGTTCGTGCTGTGTACGACTATACAGGCCAAGAGGCAGATGAGCTGAGCTTCAAGGCAG
- the LOC114581580 gene encoding protein kinase C and casein kinase II substrate protein 3-like isoform X3, whose amino-acid sequence MSHVTGDTMSVIYSEVAADEPTTSSFWMPNHYHSTVKRLDDGYRVCDQIVACFQDRAKIERSYALQMEEWTRKWRPLVDASPVYGSLLRAWQAFLGASERLSRLHMDMQRALVSEDAGRIRGWQHDSYHRKLFGGFKEACELESGFQRAQKPWTKKLKKVEKTKSLYHKACRKEHIAALRENAVKAAPGSELPQERQRALREEHQRCSQEANKVRERYEKALQELDRCSPRYMEEMESVFEQGQAQEQRRIAFLKGAFLALHRRLDVTADPSIQAVYTDLHQAIEDINDQDDLKWWRNRHGPGMPMNWPQFEAWSPDQERPQVKVQKAKEPEKATLRSITPSQSSAKPAPPPVSGQRVRAVYDYTGQEADELSFKAGELLTKLEDEDEQGWCKGVTDSGRVGLYPANYVEPIQG is encoded by the exons ATGTCCCATGTGACAG GTGACACCATGTCTGTGATATACAGTGAGGTGGCTGCTGATGAGCCTACAACTAGCAGCTTCTGGATG cccaaTCACTATCACAGCACAGTCAAGCGCTTGGATGATGGCTATCGCGTCTGCGACCAGATTGTGGCCTGTTTCCAGGATCGGGCAAAGATTGAGCGCAGCTATGCCTTGCAGATGGAGGAGTGGACTCGCAAGTGGCGCCCCCTTGTGGATGCAA gtCCAGTGTACGGCTCCTTGCTCCGGGCCTGGCAAGCCTTCCTGGGGGCTTCGGAGCGGCTGAGCCGCTTGCACATGGATATGCAAAGGGCTCTGGTCTCCGAGGATGCCGGGCGCATCCGGGGTTGGCAACACGACTCCTATCACCGCAAGCTTTTTGGGGGCTTCAAGGAGGCCTGTGAGCTGGAAAGCGGCTTCCAGCGGGCACAGAAACCCTGGACCAAGAAGCTCAAGAAG GTCGAGAAGACCAAGTCTTTATACCACAAGGCCTGTCGCAAAGAACACATTGCAGCCCTACGGGAGAATGCAGTCAAGGCTGCACCGGGTTCTGAGCTGCCCCAAGAACGACAGCGGGCCTTGAGGGAGGAACACCAGCGTTGCAGCCAAGAAGCCAACAAG GTGCGCGAGCGCTATGAGAAGGCCCTGCAAGAGCTCGATCGCTGCAGCCCACGCTACATGGAGGAAATGGAGTCCGTTTTTGAGCAGGGGCAGGCGCAGGAGCAGAGACGCATCGCCTTCCTCAAGGGTGCATTCCTCGCCCTACATCGACGCCTCGATGTCACTGCTGACCCCAG CATCCAAGCTGTTTATACTGATTTGCACCAAGCCATTGAGGACATAAATGACCAGGATGACCTGAAATGGTGGCGTAATCGACACGGACCGGGGATGCCTATGAACTGGCCACAGTTCGAG GCATGGAGCCCTGACCAGGAGCGGCCACAGGTGAAAGTCCAGAAAGCCAAAGAACCAGAGAAAGCCACACTCCGCAGCATCACCCCCTCCCAGAGCAG TGCAAAGCCAGCACCCCCACCAGTGTCGGGACAGCGGGTTCGTGCTGTGTACGACTATACAGGCCAAGAGGCAGATGAGCTGAGCTTCAAGGCAG
- the LOC114581580 gene encoding protein kinase C and casein kinase II substrate protein 3-like isoform X2, with product MGAPPQGDTMSVIYSEVAADEPTTSSFWMPNHYHSTVKRLDDGYRVCDQIVACFQDRAKIERSYALQMEEWTRKWRPLVDASPVYGSLLRAWQAFLGASERLSRLHMDMQRALVSEDAGRIRGWQHDSYHRKLFGGFKEACELESGFQRAQKPWTKKLKKVEKTKSLYHKACRKEHIAALRENAVKAAPGSELPQERQRALREEHQRCSQEANKVRERYEKALQELDRCSPRYMEEMESVFEQGQAQEQRRIAFLKGAFLALHRRLDVTADPSIQAVYTDLHQAIEDINDQDDLKWWRNRHGPGMPMNWPQFEAWSPDQERPQVKVQKAKEPEKATLRSITPSQSSAKPAPPPVSGQRVRAVYDYTGQEADELSFKAGELLTKLEDEDEQGWCKGVTDSGRVGLYPANYVEPIQG from the exons atgGGGGCCCCTCCCCAGG GTGACACCATGTCTGTGATATACAGTGAGGTGGCTGCTGATGAGCCTACAACTAGCAGCTTCTGGATG cccaaTCACTATCACAGCACAGTCAAGCGCTTGGATGATGGCTATCGCGTCTGCGACCAGATTGTGGCCTGTTTCCAGGATCGGGCAAAGATTGAGCGCAGCTATGCCTTGCAGATGGAGGAGTGGACTCGCAAGTGGCGCCCCCTTGTGGATGCAA gtCCAGTGTACGGCTCCTTGCTCCGGGCCTGGCAAGCCTTCCTGGGGGCTTCGGAGCGGCTGAGCCGCTTGCACATGGATATGCAAAGGGCTCTGGTCTCCGAGGATGCCGGGCGCATCCGGGGTTGGCAACACGACTCCTATCACCGCAAGCTTTTTGGGGGCTTCAAGGAGGCCTGTGAGCTGGAAAGCGGCTTCCAGCGGGCACAGAAACCCTGGACCAAGAAGCTCAAGAAG GTCGAGAAGACCAAGTCTTTATACCACAAGGCCTGTCGCAAAGAACACATTGCAGCCCTACGGGAGAATGCAGTCAAGGCTGCACCGGGTTCTGAGCTGCCCCAAGAACGACAGCGGGCCTTGAGGGAGGAACACCAGCGTTGCAGCCAAGAAGCCAACAAG GTGCGCGAGCGCTATGAGAAGGCCCTGCAAGAGCTCGATCGCTGCAGCCCACGCTACATGGAGGAAATGGAGTCCGTTTTTGAGCAGGGGCAGGCGCAGGAGCAGAGACGCATCGCCTTCCTCAAGGGTGCATTCCTCGCCCTACATCGACGCCTCGATGTCACTGCTGACCCCAG CATCCAAGCTGTTTATACTGATTTGCACCAAGCCATTGAGGACATAAATGACCAGGATGACCTGAAATGGTGGCGTAATCGACACGGACCGGGGATGCCTATGAACTGGCCACAGTTCGAG GCATGGAGCCCTGACCAGGAGCGGCCACAGGTGAAAGTCCAGAAAGCCAAAGAACCAGAGAAAGCCACACTCCGCAGCATCACCCCCTCCCAGAGCAG TGCAAAGCCAGCACCCCCACCAGTGTCGGGACAGCGGGTTCGTGCTGTGTACGACTATACAGGCCAAGAGGCAGATGAGCTGAGCTTCAAGGCAG